The genomic window GACCTCCCTCTCTGCAGACTGATGCAGATGCTGTCCAAGACCTTTCCTAGCTAGTGTTAAGGGTTCCCAGGGTTCATTCTATCTGAATTGCCCTTTCTGTCCTCTTGAGAATTCTAGATATGGAAGTCCTGGCAGGCAGAGGAAGGCCATCTTTTTGCTTCGAGGCACCAAGCAGCTCACCTTATCTCCAGCCAGGACCTTGAAGGAAGCAATGACCTGGTCGGCCGTGTCTGTGTCGGTGGTCTCTCGGGACATGAAGTCGATGAAGGCCTGGAATGTCACGATGCCACTGTTGTTGGGGTCCACAACACTCATGATGCGATTGAATTCAGCATCACCCTGTAGGGGAGCGGAAAGAGACAAGAGATATCGTTAGTGTAGGATTCAAGGGTCTATCCCTGCCACCGGAGGGGAGGAACAATCCTGTGGAGGGGGACTAAGGAACATCCCTGTCTCCTAGCCAGGGCCCAACCAggcagtcagccagccagccaagACCAGCTTCAACGCTCAAGTGGagcattaaaggatcagagaccCCAGTTCTCTGTTGACAGCCTGCTATCATTCTCTCCTTTTATGAGCCGAGAAGTACTCCAAGGTCCTCCTTGTCTCTCTGCTGGCACCCAGCAGCTCAGATTTAGAAACGAGTAGCAACATCAGGCCAGTCAGAAGGAGCCACTGGATGTCAGTCTTCTGACAAGTACCCATCATCCCCAAcccagaggggagaagggagaaaaccaACTCCTTCCCTCTCTACCCCAGGGGCTTCTCCATGCTTGCTAGAAGATCAtgggcagtcatttaaagctGGGTCCCCAGCCAAATTCTACCTATAGATTCCAAAGATAGAATcgggagaaaatgggaaaaggagaaagagaaaaatgggaaagggatatGGTGAAGAgaagcagagggagagaggacTCCCTCTGTCTTGGGGTTGGCAAAGCCAAGAGTGAAGGGCTgctgggagagaaaggagaagaggcttTGAGCATGTCAGCAAGGGGCAGCTGAAGGCCGTGAGGGCCCTCCCACCTGGCTAGGtcaaaaggcagaaagaagagaggaacgCTTTGTTCCTTCCCAAGGGCAATAGCCAGTTTGGAGGAGGAGAGGGTGAAGAGAGCGAATAGCGTACCAGGCTGTATCCTGTGGAGATAAGCAGAGCTCGGAAGTCATCTGCGTCCATGCTGCCAGTTTGCTTCTGCTCCAAGGGAAGGACAGCCGAAGAAGGGGAAGCCCCAGAGTGGGGATGAAGGGAGGAGATGGCACAGGCAAGAGGTGGAAGATGGAGAGAAGAATAGATGGACAAACAGTCAAGAAAGCTCAAGGTAAGAGAAAAGTACGGAAAGAAAATAGCCAGtgagaatggagagaaaaatgaTGGTTTAAATGGCGAATGAGAGAGGACAGTagtggagggggagaaagggagagagagacaggcggTTAATTAAACTGTTGGGTGGGCAGTCCCACCAAGGCACTCGTACCTGTCGATCATTTTCCACATCGTAGCCCAGGCTGATGAGACATGCTTTGAACTCCTCAGGCCCCAGCGCCCCGCCGTGATCCTGCCACACCGTCCAGGGGGCACGGTCCAGGCCCCACCGAGCAGGTGGGGAAGAGGAATGATGGGTATGGAAACCAAGGCCGGAGACGGGAGGAGCCATGAGGCCACATGCAGgattggggaagggaggaaggacacACAGGAAAGCAGACAGGAGGGAAATACATCATTAGAGGGTAACACAGACACAGTGACCtcaggaaaggggaagaaggggtGTGGGGAATGAGCTTTGGAGAAATGGAATTTGGGGAGTATATGGGGTATTGGCTTGCCTAGCCAGACTCTGAAGACCTGAGAAGCTTTCAGCCAGTTCCTCCAACATACTTTTCTGGCTCAGCccccatctttcctttctctcccttgggTGACCTTGAGGGAATCAGGGCAGTCCAAGAGGTAGGGAACAGAGAGCAGGTCCCAGGGGGGAACGGCTTAAGGTGGCAGCAAGCTTTCCCAGTTAGGACAAACTCTTCTCTTGACCCATGGAACGGTTTTGCTATAGCTGCCTGAACTGGACCGACTTCCTTCTAGCCTTAGAGGTAGCCTTGGAGGCTGGGTGAGGAGTTTTTGCCAGTCACATTACCTTTCACCTAGGGCTCTGCATAAGAGTAATACTGCTATTTCTGTGTAGCTCCCTTCTCTGTCCTCTTAGACTTGGGCTCTAAGCTCACTAACGGTAGGGACCAAGACTATGACTATTCTTGCAAAATGCTGTAGGAGCTTTGGTCAATCAATGCTAAATCAATGAGTGAATGAAGGTGGGGGttagggaaggaggggaagatgaCACCAGGAAGGTTCTGGATGAAGTGGGTAATGGCAAACAGCCAATTTGGGAAGGCTCTAGAGGTGAATTTCTGCCCAGAGAGCAGCAAGTCTGCATTTACTCACTTTATCAAAGTGGTTGAAGGACGCCCGGAACTCCTGCATCTGTTCCTGACTGATGCCCTTGGCATCTCGGGTTAAGATTTGGTTCTCCACCTCATTGATGGTTCTGGCAATGGTGGTGAGAAGCTGCTCCCAGCCCACACGGATATGCTAGAGAGGAGGTTGGACAGAGTGAGGAGAGAGATAGCCCAGCTGGCCGCAAAAGAAGAGGACAAGGGAGTTGGAGGTCTAGGGCAGAGTAGAGGAGCACAGCTCCTACCTCCATCGTGTAGTTAGTGTGTTTGTTGTCAAAAATGAGGGCTTCCTGGATGAGCTGGTGCTGCTGTTCGAGGAGATCCAGATTGGGCTTGTAGTCTACAATGCTCTGTTCATATTGCTTTAGGTGGTTCAGCTGGTCCTCCAGGGTACCATTCATCTCAATGGAAATGCGCCCAATTTCCTGGGTTCAGAAAAGGGAGGAGTGCCTCAGAGCAAGTAAGCTTCTTCCCTCAGTGATGGTTAGAGAGGCTACATTCTCTTACCTGGGACACACAGCCCCTAAatgcttctttctgccttcctgcTGTATCTTAACAGGAACCATCTCCTCCAGCTTAGAGGATTGCTGGATCATCTCCCCAACTCCCTTGACCAAAACTGCAGGTCACCAACTACATATCCTCTTTGCACTTGTGCTCATGCCAGCCCCAGTGAAGCCTCCCCTGCCGCTCTAACCCGTAATATTCTCTCCTCTTGAGCTTAAAAGAAATCATAGCTCAAATCCAGGAACTTCATGGAAGGCTCTATAACTATCCAGTATTATTCTTGATTTCCTGTCTGAAGGGCTCAAATGTGAATTCTTTCAGTGATCATGCACAGAGGACCATGGAGTGGATTGGACAACAGGTGGCGCTCGTGGTCCTCAGTGACTGGCTCCTCCCTCACCTCCATCTTGGTCTGGATCCATGGGCCCACAATGTTGGCCTGGCTGGCGAACTGCCGGCGGAGGCGCTCATTGGACTGCTGCTTGCTTTGCTCCTCCAGCAGGGCATCGTCCCGCTTTGGCACGAGCTGCTGAACCTGCCAGGGACAAAGTCCACCAAAAGGGTTATGTTCTGTCTCAGTTGGCAGGGCAGTCTCAGGCTCCCAAAGCTCTGTTCCCAGCCTGTCTGGTTGGCCTTACCTTCTCCCACTTAGAGTTGATGATCTGGGGGGTAACGGTAGTGTAAGGGTTACTCCCCAACAGCTTGATATGGTTACATTCAGCAATCTTTTGGGCTTCCCCATGGATGGCTAGGATAGCCTCCCGCTCCTTGTCAGCATCCGGCAGGGTGGACTTGAATTGGTCATGGGCTGCAATTAGGCCCTGGAGGAGAGGACAGGTCAGAGGTTAAAGATGGCAAGTAGGACTGCCAACAGGTCTAATGGCAAAGGCAGCTGGTCTTTCCTTTCCAGCAGATCTAGGATGGTCAAGGGGGAAGGACTCCTAGATGGTCTATCCAGAAAATCCTGATCTGAGAAGCAGGAGTCTCTAAAAGGGGGAGAACAGAGGGTTTTTTGTGCCCAATCAGATGAAGGAATCTAGGTCTGTCTGGTTTTTTGCAGGGGTGAAGGGTGGAGACAGGGATTAATGCTTCCTTTCTACCTCAATCTCCTCAATGGTGTGGACAATGAACATGTCTTGCAAGTCCTCCATTGCACTCTCCATCCAGTTGTTGAATGGGGCCGCACGCTTGGCATATTCCAGGTGCAGCTGGTCAATTGTTTCCAGCTGTTTCTCAGTTTTCTGAAGTAAGGAAAAAGGTCATTAAGAAGAAATCCAAAGGACAGGCAGCAGGTAGTCATGGGAGTGGGTGGAAGAGTGAAGGGCAAGCTAGCTGGCCCCAGGCACCCACAGAGGCATGGCCTTGGTGAAGTTCTCCCAGAAAAGGAGTACCCCCAGACCCCTGCACTTTAGGATGGTTCTCATGCCTGTTCTCAAGCCTCAATCTgtctctctgcccctcccccactGCCCTCTGGGGTCGAAGAGGCTATTCATTTGGATGACATCCTTTTAGAAGCTTCACCACAAGGACAGCAGTGTCCAGCTGACCTCAAGGCACTTGTGAACAATACTTAAGCTAAGGTCTGACCAAGACAAGTCCAGTGGCATCACTGCACCCCTCTCACCAGCAGCTGCCCCATCACTCTGCTGACTCTCCCTGAGCTAGCCTGCAGTTCACTAAGCCCCACAGATCTTCAGATCCAATGTTCTCTCTCCACAACTCTCTCATCTTGTCCTTGTGGTGGGTATTCTGATCCTTAAAGCTCACGGGTGTGTCACTTAGAGCAGCCTGCACTTCTGACTGATGGGGAGACGGCTGGGTCGGTTCTGGTCAGTACATTTAGAACCTGGGCATTTGGAGCTGGCCTATGCCAATACTTTGTCCCTATGTCTAGATCAAGGACTTAATTTACCTCAAGAGCTTCTCTTCGACTGTGGGTCAGTGAGCCAAGTGCATCCCATTGATCACAAATCTTCTGGCACCGAGTATTGACACTTGGGGAATCATAATAGTCCAGTTCGCTGTGAGAATGGGGAGAGAAAGGCTGCTATCTCCAGACTTCTTCCCAGTAGCATTAAAGCGCAACCCGCCAGGGCAGTGCCCCAACCCAACTGCTCCTCACACCCCTTCCCCCGTGCCCTGACATACATTGTCTTGCCCCCATCAGAAAATCTCTTAACTCCAACAGCTCTCCACATCTCCAGCAAAGGCCAGAGGGGTCTGGCATTTCTTCCCCCCTTTTAGAAAGGAACCATTGGGACAGTGCTGCAAATCTAGGCCCCTGTAAGTATGTCTGGGTTCCCTGGATCTAGAGACAGAAGAATGTCAGACCTTGTCCCTGGCTCCTTGGCTAAATACGGGTTAGTCTATTTCTCTCATCAACCCCCATTTTTGTTGGCCCTCTCTTCCGTCTGAGCCAAAGTCTTTCAATCTATTAGAGATGCTGTTCAGCCTAGGTTGGGCCATCACTACTTAAGGGCAGGGGAGACGAGAGAATCCCCTTAGGTCTCTTACTAACGTTAGTTAAAGGCTTTCTGTTGGAGGCAAGTTGTCTCAAAAGGGCAGGTTTCAAAGGTTGACTATTATTAATTGGAGGAAGGACAATGGACAGGTAACACCAAAAGTACCCAAGAAGACTTATCACACACCAAATGTGCCAAGGGGATAACGAGGAGAGGGAACCTTATAGCACAAAGGGGCTACACTAAAGAGGAAATCTGCCCCATCCAAGGTTCGATTTCTCCAAGTATTAACACTGGAGATCCAACCTCACAGACTATAACTTTGGGTATGGCAAAAGCAGgcaaaggaggggaggggaagggaaggctgTGGAAAGGGCAGCTCTAGACAAGGAACAGACGGTTATTTTGGGAGCTCCCTGCTGGGACTGGAAGATTTTCCATTAAGTCATGCCCTGGACCTCCCACTTTTAGGTGGTAGACACTCCATCTAAAGGAATAAGGTGCACATTCATTGGCTCCCCACAAGCTCAGTGCTGAGTGTACTAATTGTGTGCATGAGTTTATCTGCCGAGGGTGGGGAAGTGAGGAAAAAAGTCCTGGGCTGCCTGAAAGCTCTTACAATAAATGTATTCTAAtcgggagagaagagaagggggttgGGAAGGCCAGAACAATAGTGCCACTGTACTTTCCACTTCCCCCTCTGGATGGAAGGGCTAGGGGCCCCGGGCAGCCTTGCTCAAACACAGCCATACAGTGAGCATCTGGGCCAGCAGGACCCACAGAaagggaggcagagggaggcaAAGAGCTCCCTCCCACCAAAACCATTACACTAAAACAGAATACAGCCTATTTATATGACTCAGGAGaataggaaggaagggatggagaccTGGCTAAGGAAAGTCTCTGGAGACAATGAGATTGGTTGGGAAAGACTATAACCTGGAGCCACAGACAGTTCCTAGTTCTTCCCCAAAGAACCTTCTGATGAGAACTGTTCCTCAAAGTTCAGATCACAGCTTTTGTGGCAGCTTTTGGCTTCCTTTGAAGACATTTTCCCCACCCTGGGCCCCATGTGGGCAAGAAGCCAACATACTTCAGCTCCTGGGCAATGGCAGCAATTTGTTCCACACGGTCCTGATGGGCTGCCAGGTCACTCTCAAAGGCCTCATGTTTCCTGATGAGGGCTTTGATGTCGGACAGAGTGGCTGTCTCATAGTCCTTCTGTTTCAGCATGGCCTCCTTACCTATTGGGGTAGGGATCAGAGAGGAATTGTCAGAGTTGGGTAATGGTGACCTAGGAGAGGAAAATAAGGATGTTTGCGAGTTCCACCAAGCCAAAGGGACACTCCTCACCATGAGGTAAAACTAAGGTCCAAGTTAGGGCTAACTTGGAGGATATCCAGGAGAGGATCAGGTTCTTGTCTGTGCCCTGGTTCTTCTCAAAGCCCAGCTTCAGGTTGGAGAAGGCAAGAAAAGACTTGAGTCTGGCTGATCCATATCCCTGTCTGCACCCACTGGTATTGGCTCA from Monodelphis domestica isolate mMonDom1 chromosome 4, mMonDom1.pri, whole genome shotgun sequence includes these protein-coding regions:
- the ACTN4 gene encoding alpha-actinin-4 isoform X5; its protein translation is MLLLEVISGERLPKPERGKMRVHKINNVNKALDFIASKGVKLVSIGAEEIVDGNAKMTLGMIWTIILRFAIQDISVEETSAKEGLLLWCQRKTAPYKNVNVQNFHISWKDGLAFNALIHRHRPELIEYDKLRKDDPVTNLNNAFEVAEKYLDIPKMLDAEDIVNTARPDEKAIMTYVSSFYHAFSGAQKAETAANRICKVLAVNQENEHLMEDYEKLASDLLEWIRRTIPWLEDRVPQKTIQEMQQKLEDFRDYRRVHKPPKVQEKCQLEINFNTLQTKLRLSNRPAFMPSEGKMVSDINNCWQHLEQAEKGFEEWLLNVIRRLERLDHLGEKFGQKASIHEAWTDGKEAMLKQKDYETATLSDIKALIRKHEAFESDLAAHQDRVEQIAAIAQELNELDYYDSPSVNTRCQKICDQWDALGSLTHSRREALEKTEKQLETIDQLHLEYAKRAAPFNNWMESAMEDLQDMFIVHTIEEIEGLIAAHDQFKSTLPDADKEREAILAIHGEAQKIAECNHIKLLGSNPYTTVTPQIINSKWEKVQQLVPKRDDALLEEQSKQQSNERLRRQFASQANIVGPWIQTKMEEIGRISIEMNGTLEDQLNHLKQYEQSIVDYKPNLDLLEQQHQLIQEALIFDNKHTNYTMEHIRVGWEQLLTTIARTINEVENQILTRDAKGISQEQMQEFRASFNHFDKDHGGALGPEEFKACLISLGYDVENDRQGDAEFNRIMSVVDPNNSGIVTFQAFIDFMSRETTDTDTADQVIASFKVLAGDKNFITAEELRRELPPDQAEYCIARMAPYQGPDAAPGALDYKSFSTALYGESDL